The Drosophila sulfurigaster albostrigata strain 15112-1811.04 chromosome 3, ASM2355843v2, whole genome shotgun sequence genomic sequence ATCACCCAGCTTGCGTGTTTGCAACTCAGCTGATTCGTTGGTATAACTAAAAGATAATGCTGGTTAATTTCTACTCAATTCAGCTATTCTTTGTCACTTACATGACCGCATTTTGATTGTTGGTGCCGGCGCCCGGTTTGCTAGTAACAAACCAACGTTTGGTGGCACTCAACAGCGACTTGCTAACACcctttttgtttgtgacaCCCTCGCTGAGTATGGCCACCAAATGCTCGATATACGGTATTAAGGCGCGCACCGCATAATCCTGTACAAAGTGTCGCAAATTGTCCACATCACGCGCAGCTAGACAACGTCCATGCGGCGCATCTGCATCCAAATCGTTTGCCCACACATTAGGATTGATCGTCTGCGAAGCAATGCTTTCGGTGCTGATGCTAAACTTTGAGTTAATCGCTTCGGTGGCGCTCTCCTGCATGGGACTCAATGGATGTAGCATGGTGAGATCATTTTCCTGTGCCGCAGCCCCCTCCAGCAGCTGTGACATTTGCATTGCTGGCATGCTGATCACCGACACCGCTTCTTGTGGCGATTTCGGTGCACTTAGCTCACTTGAGGTCATGGGATCAGTTTTTGGCTGTCGTTTAATGTATGATGTCCAATGGTCCGGAATGTCGCTGATGGTATTTGTCTCTTGTGAGTTGATCGAGACCAGAAAGCATTTGTTGTCACCAAACGTGGATTTGAGCAGCTCGAAGCCCTGCTGTGCCTTGGACAGATCTCCTTGGCTAGCCTCATGCAGCACAACATAGCTGTTAAGCACATCGGTGGGCTGAAACCATTTGGGCAATTTTTGTGGCGTTAtgctttgcatttgctgtACGCGCTGCGTCAACTTCTGGGCGGTTTCAACAATCTGCGGATCGGCACTAGACAAAACCAGCAGACAGCTTAACAAATGTCTGGTGAACTCGTGCTCGGCTGGAAATTGCACAGTTAGAAAGGTTTCACGCCATTGTTCAAACCATGGTTCTGATGTGGGCAGCTCCAGATCGATGTCAGCTGCAAATTAGagaatttattgtaatattatatatgtatgtagcttGAACAATAAGAAAATTGGTAACTCACCAATTGTTGCAATCTTGGTCTTGTCATTGTGTGCATTGGTCACCGATTCATTAAGCATTTTACGTGCCAGCACCGTTTGTGGTGGACGCCACTCCACATCGCAGAAATTGAGTCGCAAGCCGCGCACCGAAACGCTAGTGCCGGACACATCTCGAAAGTGTGCTAAATATGTACGACAAGATAATGATGCATTCACTTAAAGCATATGACGTAGACATCCTTGAGAAAAGCGTGTCACTACTGTACAGATATTGGCCTATCCTTGCACCACCCacaagatgatgatgaagtaATTGTTGTTTACTCACCGTCATTGGGCAATTTAGCGAAAGGCTGCAGCAGCTCCACAAAGGACAAATTGTTGCGATGGCAAATCTCATCGGCCTGGTTGCTGCTCAGCACACCAATGAGAGGTgagaatatgtttttaattatatcacGAGCATTATAGTTTTGTCCCGTGAGATGtatcatattttatacactttcgtttattattttcacaaaCACCTCCCAAATCGGCCTTTCGCACGCCGTGTGACCAAGCTAATGTTATTGTCTTTATTGTTATGAATTGCACCACTAGATTTTAGGCAGGTGTAGCGCAAATATACTGGTCACACTTTTGTTTTGGTCGTTACATCTGTTTCttaatttcgaaataaaatgTGGTAcctatttatttcttttatgaaAAGTAAACTATCTCCTCCAAGGAATTGTTAATAACATATAAAAGACTAGCATAGAAGTCAAACCTTTGAAAATTTCCTTTATTAACAGAACGTTTGAACTAGTTTATGGGCAGCATTTTTCCGTCCAAAGCTGTGGAAACTCGTTCAATAAAGCCAATTACCAAAGTGTATGTACTTAAATGTAAAGTCAGCTGttgttcaataaaatataaaatatccaGCTAATGGTGacgtttatttaataaatattttgagtttCATAAGatcttgaaatatttttaattcaaaagcTTGTATCATCGCAGCGTTGCCACCCTTTTTTAACGTATCATCAAGCTGACTGAACGTGTGCCGACAGCTGGAATTGGCGGGAAAGCCTCTACCAGCTGCTGTCACTCGCAGTCCacaaaattcatttgctgCTATTAAATCGTTTGACAAAGGAATTAATAAACAttagaaataattattaatataaaccGAACGCGACAACATTATCAGCGATAAATATTGAACGGATTTAGTAAAGTTCCAACTTGCGTATTAACTGTTTGGTGGAATTTCAACATCTCAcgctaaagaaaaaaaaaaataccggAGAAAAACGCGCGCCGCTTCAGCGTCATCTTTGTGTTGTCCATAGAAGTCTTGAAAGTTCCTGCGCGTGCagttttattttcgttgtCAGCTTCAGCATGGCAAAGGTACACATAACCAACGTTGTTGTGCTGGACAATCCAAGCAGTTTCTTCAATCCATTTCAATTCGAACTAACATTCGAATGCATCGAGGAGCTGAAGGAGGATCTCGAATGGAAAATGATCTACGTAGGATCTGCTGAATCGGAGGATTACGATCAAGTGCTGGACACCATATACGTTGGACCCGTGCCCGAAGGCCGTCACATATTTGTCTTCCAGGCCGATCCGCCAGATGTTAGCAAAATTCCCGAACCCGATGCAGTTGGTGTCACAATTGTGTTACTCACCTGCTCGTACCGTGGCCAAGAGTTCGTTCGCGTTGGCTACTATGTGAACAACGATTATGCCGACCAGGAGATGCGCGAGAATCCGCCACCGAAGCCACTCTTCGATAAGCTCACACGCAACATCCTGGCCAGTAAGCCGCGTGTGACACGTTTCAAAATTAACTGGGATGATGGTCACAGCCAGAATGGCAATGGCTTTAATGGCCATGAGAACGGACACGACATGATGCACGACGGGCCATCGACATCATCGGCAGCTGCGGCATCTTCACATCACGAGGCTGCAATGGATGATAACAGTCTGGCTATGCCAATGGAGAATGGCGTGACGGCGCTGAATGAGAACTCAAATTCACTTGCCATGGAGTGTTGAAATGTCCTCCTCGCCCCCTTAAAATGCTCCTGGTCCCGTTAATTAAGTACTTGTAATTTAAACCTCATCGcagttaataaaattaattaaatttatctctAATTTGTTTGTGGTTCTCTTTCGCTCCTAACGAACGTCGATCGATCGATTACAACACTGTTCTGTCTATCGATCTTTAAATTATTCTAAGCATTAAGTTTATAtctataaaatcaaaaattacatttatatacacacttcaattgaaatgtttttatttttaccattttacTGCATTTCTTAATCTTCAGAATCTTCAGAAGTGCAACAACTGTTATAACTCCAGGCTTACACACATTCCGAAATGAATCTTAATGATATAGCTTTCGCAAAGGAGGCGACACTGCCTACAGTTAATTATAAAGttgtaaatttgtattgtCTCTTAAAAGTTGTTTGCAATTATGATTAGTATTAGTTTTTCGTGATTCTATATTGCTTGCTTTAtgctttaaaatgaatttaaagtttattgttCAAACATCTTGATTAGGAGTAGccaagaaatttaatttccttaTTATAATAGGGAATTTTCTATATTCTGTTTAAGGGTGAAATATCTGATTggaatacaatataataaaaatcttaGTGAAGACGCCCTTAGCGGACATCTTTATTATTCGTCTCTCTTGGGCGGACGTTCGTGACGTTCCTTTCGTTCAaggaaatacattttttgttatatatgatataaaatacataGAATTTTCTCATTTGTGAAAGTTTAGTAATATTTAAttctcaaataaataaatcattaaaaataaaaattgtattatttatatttttcacattttaagAATTAGCTTCTCTTAGAATAACGAAGAGTAATATACAGATATTTGAGTAGTGCCGTGTGTTTAAAATCAAAGTcagataatttaaatatattttttgtatattaacgGCCTCTAAGAAAAATTACCCATCTTTCGTCCATTGCCACCCTAAAAAATATTagataaattttatgttttcaaaaaataacaaaaatgtcgAGTATCAAGAAAAGACCAACTTTCAGCACTTGCCAGGAGAATAAGTCTACAACCAGTCGAAAGCGTTCAATTTACAGCAAAATCGGAGCAAGCAATAAGTAGGGATTAAAGAGAAAAGCCTTTTCcttattttaaactaaatatttgtttatagtaAGGAGAGAAAACGCTGCAATTTAGTTGACAAGGGGAAGATTAGAAGAAATTGCTCCGAAGCGGACTCATTAGTTTCCCACCTGCGTTTGACCTGCTCGACGGCGCCAATTGTGCGTCCTTGTAACTGCCATGGAAAGGAGTTGCATGAGCTAACGCTTGGCCAGGACTTGACCACATATCTCAAGGCATTCGCACTCATCTACGTGCTGCCCGAGGAGGAATGGACAGCCGAGTATATTGACAAGTTGCTGCTCGAGGGCGAGCAGTTGTTCCAGACGAACTGCTCGGAGGATGATGACCATGCCGATGGACCTGAGCATCAGGCCAACATTGGTGAGAGCCCTGAGCAGCCCATCAAGCGCAACTTTAAGCTGGAGGGGCACAACTTCACGCTGGAACTTAAGTCACCGTACAAGGGTGACAAGAAGAAACCCTCCACTCAACGGCCTCAACACATTATCAGAAATCTCAAGTCGGTGCTGCAAGAATTCTTTCGATCTGCCCATTATTGCATGCTGCTCACAAAGGCGGGATATCTTTTGATTTGGCGCCGCCGCAAAGTTTACTTTGTGATGGATGTGAAGGGTCGTCGGCGTGAGGATTTGGTCAGCGTTAGGCATGGCGTTGCAATGTTGATCTGCTTGCAGTCCATCGACAAGGTTGTCCATCTGATCACCCAGCTCAGTCCAGTCTCTTATAACGATAAATTCTACATTCGAGAACTGGCCGTCGTCCGCTTGGTGACGCCCGATGGACGAGTCTTTATGCGTGAATCCGATTCACAGCCTGTTGAGTACAAGGTCATCAATCAGAACTATGCCTACCTCACCAGTCATCTGCATCTATCTTTGAATCCGGATGAGAAGCTGCGCAATCGCAGTAGTCTTGTAGTTGCCGTGGCCGCCATTCTGGCATCCAAGATTGAGCATCCCGCCTCATGGAGCACCAGCATGTTTGATCGCCTCATTTGCTATGGGGTCGAGATTTGTCGCAGTTGCTGGACCGACAAACGTGTCTCCATCGATCTGAGTAATTTCCCCTCTCAGCTGCGCTTGGGTCAGTTTGTTGTGGAACTGATATTGGGCTCAAATGTGTTTACTGGTCTCTGGAGATACTCTGATGATATTCAAAAGGTAAGAAGACAAATATTGGCATTTATCttgttattttgtattgttatttatgGAGCAACTGAAGAATTTGTTCTGAAGTTCCAATTAGATTTGCTTTTATATCAATTTTGAGTGCTATTGTAAAAGAATGCATTTTTAGAATAACTATAAAATAGTGTTCTCAGTTCCAGAGTGGTTGAAAcctttgtttattgtttttctgtttactTACTTTCCcttacataat encodes the following:
- the LOC133845744 gene encoding histone chaperone asf1 translates to MAKVHITNVVVLDNPSSFFNPFQFELTFECIEELKEDLEWKMIYVGSAESEDYDQVLDTIYVGPVPEGRHIFVFQADPPDVSKIPEPDAVGVTIVLLTCSYRGQEFVRVGYYVNNDYADQEMRENPPPKPLFDKLTRNILASKPRVTRFKINWDDGHSQNGNGFNGHENGHDMMHDGPSTSSAAAASSHHEAAMDDNSLAMPMENGVTALNENSNSLAMEC